Below is a window of Sciurus carolinensis chromosome 6, mSciCar1.2, whole genome shotgun sequence DNA.
CAGGGGAGAAATTCAGTGTACCTTAAACCTAGTAGTTACTTTAGCAAATGTTTTCCCTCTTTTTGTATATGTGTCCAGGTCGCTGATTTCATGAAAGAAATCAACTGACTTGGTAAAAGTacttttttaatgctttatttttctggtatattgaatatttctaagttttttatACAGGACAACAAATCACCTATAGATAATTACTCTGGAAAGAATGATATTCATGGTCACTAATGCTGCTATTTGATACCTCTAGGAACCTTAGCCTTTGGCAATTTTTATCTCttagaacttttaaaatctaGTATCAAGCAAtacatggtggcatatgcctgtcattccatctactcaggaggctgaggcaggaggactgcaagttcaagaccctgtctcaaaataaaaaataaaaagagctgggaacttagctcagtggtaaagcacccctggattcaatcctcagtaccacaaaaaattaaaatgaaatctagTATCAAGTGACACTATTTTAGAGGGAATAAACAAGTCTTCTAAATGACTTCCTTGTTTTAGGAAGGAAAGGGACTGTGTTTTAACAGACTGCTTCCCCTTGGACATTCAAAGCAGGTGTGAGTTAATGAAAATGAGGAGTATATGCTGACCCATCAAACTTTGGTGTGCTCAGACTCTTGAATATTTTGATTTAGATGTCTGAGGGAAGGACTCTATTTGGGATTTTGTTAGCATTATGCATtattaaagtttttcattttttttaatattttgtttttagggCTTTTAGATAAattagacatatatatatatgtaccaccACATGTGgctaaatatttcattatgtaaaatTCAGAGTTAGTTAAAATTTCGATTGCACTTAAAAAGGCATAAAGTAGTAACTTGGTATTCTTGAGTAATCTGttatacttaaaatatacatgcttgttttttgtttaatacATATCATAATAATTAGACATAATCATGTTGGTCTCCTGAATACATTTTGctacaaagtaaataaaatcagcatCATTGAAAGGATAAATAACTAAGCATAAGTCATAACTGTAATCTTGGTCACAGGTGTGAAAATCACAAATGTCATCAAATGATGGAAGATCCAGGATTCGGGAGAGGGGCTACAATGAGGTCCCAGGGGACTTCCCCTATCAAGATGGCACCATAAGAACCCTCCAGACTCTTCACGACAGTGAGCTGGCTGTGAGCGCTGATCCTCTGCCACCTCCCCCTCTCCCATTACAACCCCCATTCGGCCCAGACTTCTACTCAAGTGACACAGAGGAACCAGCCATTGCTCCAGACCTCAAGCCTGTAAGACGCTTTGTCCCTGACTCCTGGAAGAACTTCttcaggggaaagaaaaaggaccCACAATGGGATAAGTCAGTGTCTGACATCCGATACATCTCCGATGGTGTGAAATGTTCACCTCCGGCCTCTCCATCAAGACCCAACCACCGTTCTCCCCTCTACTACAAAGATCCTTCTGGAGGGTCAGAAGGCCCCTTTAATTCCCCGAAAGAGGCTGATTCAATGTTTCCCCAGGATCCCTATGCATCTCTAGACCGACACACCCAGACTGCTCAAACATACAGCGAGAAGGTAGAGGAGTACAACCTGAGGTATTCCTACATGAAGTCTTGGGCAGGCCTGCTGAGAATTCTGGGTGTGGTAGAGCTGCTGCTGGGGGCTGGCGTGTTCGCATGTGTCACAGCTTACATTCACAAGGACAGCGAGTGGTATAACTTGTTTGGATATTCACAACCATATGGCATGGGAGGCATTGGTGGCCTGGGCAGTATGTATGGGGGCTATTACTACAGTGGTCCCAAGACCCCTTTTGTACTGGTGGTTGCTGGATTAGCTTGGATCGCTACCATTATTGTTCTGGTTCTTGGCATGTCCATGTATTACCGTACCATTCTTTTGGACTCTAATTGGTGGCCCCTAACTGAATTTGGAATTAATGTTGCCTTGTTTATCTTGTACATGGCTGCAGCCATAGTCTATGTGAATGATACCAACCGAGGTGGACTTTGCTACTATCCTTTATTTAATACACCAATAAATGCAGTGTTCTGCCGGGTGGAAGGAGGACAGATAGCAGCGATGATCTTCCTTTTTGTCACCATGATTGTTTATCTTATCAGTGCTCTGGTTTGCCTAAAGCTCTGGAGGCATGAGGCAGCCCGGAGACACAGGGAATATATGGAACAACAAGAGGTAAGTGATTTTAcaatccctcttttttttttgtagattggtgatgggttttttgttgttgttctttgttttgttttgttatttgctGCCTTGTTAAAAATATGTGATCCTCAAAACAGAAAGCTTTTATCAACATCcacctctttctctgtgtgtgtgtgtacatatatgtgtgtgtatatatatatatctgtatatatgtatgtgtgtatttatgtatctGAGGCTCAAAAGTCCTATCTCAGTGTCTGACGTCTGATTTGCTTTGGCTGAGATAAGCCATTCTGCTGTTGCTTGTTATTGCAAGTAGACACCAGCTGTGTAATAGATAGTTTGTCATCTGTGTTATTATGGCTTTGTGATGCTAGAGAGAAAAACAGCGACTGAACAGCTGTTGAATTTtggtaaagaaaaataacataccTGTAAAATAAGTGTCTCATCATTAAAGTAActttgagaacattttttttctttttaggtactgaggcttgaacccagaggcactttgctactgagctacatttctagtcctttgcattttttgagacagtgtcccactaaattgcagagactgaccttgaatttatgatcctcctgcctcagactcctggggTTACAGGCTTGAATCACCACACCTAGTTTGAGAACAATTTTGATTCTTTGATATGGTAaaatttagccaggcacagtggtacatgcctataatcctagggactctgtctcaaaataaaaaaataaaaacgactggggatgtagcttagtggtagagcatccctaggttcaatccctagtactgcaaaaatcaataaataaaaacataaattttttcagttgtaggaGATAAGTATTCATTTAAATGTGATTAACTTTCTTCCAGTGAGTTAAATAATTGGCAGTAAATTGTCAAATAGGAATATGGAAAaccacatttgattttttttttttaaatattaggagGTTGAATTCTAATGAATATGCCCTGAAAACTTGCCTATTGGTGTTAATAGTTCATCCTTATTTTGGAAtgaactattaaaattaaaagccctgcacttgtttttatttcttgtatttagCTAATTAAATATAATGAGAACACTGAGgataaaaataatgagaatgatgagaaaaataataatacctgGAGGGGATAAGATTATGTAGCATCCCTATTTAAAATTAGcttaataatagcaaaaatgttAGAGTATGTTCTGCTAGCTTCATTATACCATGAAATAAACTgattttttcctatctttttaaGAGATATGAGCAGTAGATTCTTCTGTGCCACTGAAAATATCAgtatttaccttaaattttttcttaattttaaattaactatattatgaattttttctttcctacttttccCAAGACTTCTTAGGCTATATAATTGTACatggtatatataaaaattaaatcctGTCCTCATAATAacacacatttacatatatatgtcatttttaatcttttgtgaATCTAATGTATAACAGTGACAACTAGTTTTTATAATAAGAACCTACGTGTTATACAAAGAACCTCAACATTTCAGTGTGATTCATAATTTATTATTACAAAAGACATTTATCATTCTAGAATTCTGCGTAGattcaaattatttctaaaactttatttcaGCACTCTaagcatatttctttctttctttttttttttttgcagtactggggatcgaacccagggccttgtgcttgcaaggcaagcagtctaccaactgagctatctccccagccccctaagcacatttcttaaatttacatCTCTCtgtacaaataatttaaaattctagtCAATGTGAACTCCAAATAGACTCTTCTACATAATTTTATGCTAGCTTAACAagttattaaattttaacatttcaaaGTTCTGCATTAATGATTGTAATTATTTGCATGatactttattttgcatttctcaggAAACATTTAGGCCTGTAAGACTTTTCATAACACTTGATTAGACCTGAATCACCTCTGTTGTTGAAAGCTGTACCTACTTGTGTGTTGTTATAACTTCCTAAAAGTTAGAAGGTATTataacctttgattttttttctgttaattttataGGATAaacatttcagggctggggttgtggcccagtagtagagcccttgcctagcatgtgtgaggctctgggttcaatcatcagcaccacatgaaaataagtaaataaaataaaggatactgtgtccatctacaactaaaaactttttttttttaaaaattcagctctTTGATCATTCAAGGTAATGGTAGCAAGGACTAAACAAAATGTCTAGGTAATTCAAGTAACTTACCTAATAGTCTCCACAAGAGTAAGAGGAACGTCCATCAAGTAGAGAGGATCAATCTCTGTAAACTTGAAATTGGGCTATTAATGCAAGtggatgaaaatatttataaagtaacTTAACACacctttgaaaaatcattttcactttttgtttcagATAAATGAGGCATCATTGCCATCGAAAAGGAAAATGGTGAGGATAATGTTTATTTCATGTTATGCTTTCTCTAGCTTTGTTAAATACTTTTCTCTTGTGTCTGTTTACCAACATAGTAGCGTCATCCCGTTGTGAAAGTAGAGCTATTACAATGAGCTCATGAGAGgactttcagttttttcttaatACTGAAAGAAACAATCTGAGCTATAgctccttttaattttgttagatGGAAGTTTATATAAGTGAACATAGTtggttttcctttaaatttattcttttatgtgaaagtaattttcctaaattttcttaatttgtttttcctttagctgtactgagaattgaacccaaggctatGGGTTAGGCCATAGAAtaccaggcaaacactctaccacttagctatacccccagcccttttgtatttttttagtttgaaacagaaccctgctaagttgctgaggctgaccatgaacttgtaatcctcctgcctgagcctcctgagtaactgggtttacaggtgtgcaccaccatgtccaactcttaatttctcttcttaaattctttgctattcttttctattctcaTTGTGTTTTCAGATGTCAACTTTTGTAGTGTCAGGATGTTCTTATTCCATAATTTACAAGCTGTGTGACAGtaggcaattctttttttttttttttttttttttttgtaccaaggattgaacccaggggcacttaaccactgagccacattcccaaatatttttatattttgttttgagacaccATCTTGgtacgttgcttagggcctcactaaattgctgagcctggctttgaaatcccaatcctcctacctcaacttcctggaattataggtacatgccaccatgcccagctataggCAAGTTTTTGAACCGTCTCATGCTTCTGTTTCTTAATCtgtaaaattggaataataattataatttctacCTCATAATTTGCTGAGAGGATTCTGTGAGATGCCATTATCAtgattatttacatatatgtgaataataatttttttgatactgggaatctactccgagctacattcccagccctttattgtttttgagacagggtctcaataagttgctaacattggcctcaaatttgtgatcctcttgcctcagcctcctaggtctctggaattataggtgtaagtcactgtgcccagtttagTGTATTTTAATAATTACAGTTTTACCCTAATTGAAAAAGTTCCTTTTCAAGATATTGGGCATTATTTCTAAACAAGAAGTTGAGAATCAGCCTTTGAATTTGTTTGAAAGG
It encodes the following:
- the Marveld2 gene encoding MARVEL domain-containing protein 2 isoform X1 gives rise to the protein MSSNDGRSRIRERGYNEVPGDFPYQDGTIRTLQTLHDSELAVSADPLPPPPLPLQPPFGPDFYSSDTEEPAIAPDLKPVRRFVPDSWKNFFRGKKKDPQWDKSVSDIRYISDGVKCSPPASPSRPNHRSPLYYKDPSGGSEGPFNSPKEADSMFPQDPYASLDRHTQTAQTYSEKVEEYNLRYSYMKSWAGLLRILGVVELLLGAGVFACVTAYIHKDSEWYNLFGYSQPYGMGGIGGLGSMYGGYYYSGPKTPFVLVVAGLAWIATIIVLVLGMSMYYRTILLDSNWWPLTEFGINVALFILYMAAAIVYVNDTNRGGLCYYPLFNTPINAVFCRVEGGQIAAMIFLFVTMIVYLISALVCLKLWRHEAARRHREYMEQQEINEASLPSKRKMCEMATSDKQRDPEVNLKDLRTTKMKPELLSGHIPAGHIPKPIVMPDYVAKYPVIQTEDERERYKAVFQDQFSEYKELSAEVQAVLRKLDELDSVMSRLPQHSENRQEHERISKIHEEFKKKKNDPSFLEKKERCEYLKNKLSHIKQRIQEYDKVMNWDINGYS
- the Marveld2 gene encoding MARVEL domain-containing protein 2 isoform X2; the encoded protein is MSSNDGRSRIRERGYNEVPGDFPYQDGTIRTLQTLHDSELAVSADPLPPPPLPLQPPFGPDFYSSDTEEPAIAPDLKPVRRFVPDSWKNFFRGKKKDPQWDKSVSDIRYISDGVKCSPPASPSRPNHRSPLYYKDPSGGSEGPFNSPKEADSMFPQDPYASLDRHTQTAQTYSEKVEEYNLRYSYMKSWAGLLRILGVVELLLGAGVFACVTAYIHKDSEWYNLFGYSQPYGMGGIGGLGSMYGGYYYSGPKTPFVLVVAGLAWIATIIVLVLGMSMYYRTILLDSNWWPLTEFGINVALFILYMAAAIVYVNDTNRGGLCYYPLFNTPINAVFCRVEGGQIAAMIFLFVTMIVYLISALVCLKLWRHEAARRHREYMEQQEINEASLPSKRKMCEMATSDKQRDPEVNLKDLRTTKMKPELLSGHIPAGHIPKPIVMPDYVAKYPVIQTEDERERYKAVFQDQFSEYKELSAEVQAVLRKLDELDSVMSRLPQHSENRQEHERISKIHEEFKKKKNDPSFLEKKERCEYLKNKLSHIKQRIQEYDKFPDCLGLCCF